In a genomic window of Candidatus Tumulicola sp.:
- a CDS encoding S9 family peptidase: MLRRCVAACSVLVALPLGVRAAANFSVPDIARIVDVTQSAIAADGRHVAFVASRAVLERNDYRDELWVYDRTTRTSLRLATRHDSVSGPAWSPDGRSIAAIAGDANGSDQLYIFGLDGTERRITAGSTGVVTFAWRPNGRSIAFVRSDPVPQRTGAAAYADAFEVTDNDYLATARPQPRHLWLAQVRGGERRLTEGTWSVANSTLSWSPDGAELAYLRVPNAIHGISDRSAAYALDLKSGVSRALTAHDAHEDQVEWSPAGQRLLYLFPRDGDPASATTVRTVDLSTHEGDASSQLDRHVDTAAWYPDGRGMLLKVYDVTSGPLYALDERGTPRKLPLGDIVDASIDSAQSVARDGTIAFTGKTASLPDELYVLPPGASSPERITHFNDTLAQRNLGRATTVRWTSSDGFQEAGVLTYPPDYRPGRTYPLVLRIHGGPAETSLAAFEPFYQSAAARGYLVFAPNYRGSTNMGNAFERAIFNDASVGPGRDVMEGIAAVERLGIVDASKLAVSGWSYGGQMTSWMISHYPIWKCAVTGAAVNDLVVDYTIADDIDADRASFSDSPFVGDRLAAWQAQSPISFFKNVRTPLLMLGNVYDVRVPIVEQYEWYHALRDSGVPVTFYAYPSRGHLPNGPVRLADAYERWLGWFDRYLAP; the protein is encoded by the coding sequence GTGCTCCGCCGCTGCGTCGCCGCCTGTTCGGTCCTGGTTGCCCTCCCGTTGGGCGTGCGTGCGGCAGCGAACTTTTCGGTGCCCGACATCGCACGAATCGTCGACGTAACGCAATCGGCGATCGCGGCCGATGGACGGCACGTCGCATTCGTGGCATCCCGCGCGGTGCTCGAACGCAACGACTACCGCGATGAACTCTGGGTCTACGATCGAACGACTCGTACGTCGTTGCGCTTGGCGACGCGACACGACTCCGTTTCGGGGCCGGCATGGTCGCCCGACGGACGTTCGATCGCCGCGATCGCCGGCGATGCGAACGGTAGCGACCAACTCTACATCTTCGGGCTCGACGGCACCGAACGGCGCATCACCGCGGGTTCGACCGGTGTCGTCACGTTCGCTTGGCGGCCGAATGGACGATCGATCGCATTCGTGCGCTCCGACCCCGTGCCGCAGCGCACCGGCGCGGCAGCCTATGCCGATGCATTTGAAGTGACCGACAACGACTATCTCGCGACCGCGCGTCCGCAACCGCGCCATCTTTGGCTGGCGCAAGTGCGCGGCGGCGAACGGCGCCTGACCGAAGGAACGTGGAGCGTCGCCAACTCGACCCTGTCGTGGTCGCCGGACGGCGCGGAGCTTGCGTATCTGCGCGTGCCCAACGCGATCCACGGCATATCCGACCGCTCCGCCGCCTACGCCCTCGACCTAAAGAGCGGCGTTTCGCGCGCGCTAACGGCGCACGACGCGCACGAGGACCAAGTCGAGTGGTCGCCCGCCGGCCAACGCTTGTTGTATCTCTTTCCGCGAGACGGGGATCCGGCTTCTGCCACGACGGTGCGGACCGTCGACCTTTCGACGCACGAAGGCGACGCGTCGTCCCAGCTCGACCGGCACGTCGATACCGCCGCGTGGTATCCCGACGGGCGCGGGATGCTGCTCAAGGTGTACGACGTAACGTCTGGTCCGCTGTATGCGCTCGACGAACGCGGCACGCCACGTAAATTACCGCTGGGCGACATCGTCGATGCATCGATCGACTCGGCACAAAGCGTCGCACGGGACGGAACGATTGCTTTTACCGGCAAGACTGCAAGCCTTCCGGATGAGTTGTATGTGTTGCCACCGGGTGCCTCGAGCCCCGAACGAATCACGCACTTCAACGATACGCTCGCACAACGGAACTTGGGCCGCGCCACCACGGTACGGTGGACGTCGAGCGACGGTTTCCAAGAAGCCGGCGTCTTGACATATCCGCCGGACTATCGGCCCGGCCGCACATACCCGCTCGTGTTGCGCATCCACGGCGGCCCGGCCGAAACGTCGCTGGCGGCGTTCGAACCGTTCTATCAAAGCGCCGCCGCGCGCGGCTATCTGGTTTTCGCGCCCAACTACCGCGGTAGCACCAACATGGGCAATGCGTTCGAACGGGCGATCTTCAATGACGCCAGCGTTGGGCCGGGTCGTGACGTGATGGAAGGGATCGCCGCTGTGGAACGCCTCGGAATCGTCGACGCATCGAAGCTTGCCGTTTCGGGTTGGTCGTACGGAGGACAGATGACGTCGTGGATGATCTCGCACTATCCCATTTGGAAATGCGCGGTCACCGGCGCGGCGGTCAACGATCTGGTAGTCGACTACACGATCGCCGACGATATCGACGCCGACCGGGCCTCTTTCTCGGATTCGCCGTTCGTCGGGGATCGGCTCGCCGCGTGGCAAGCGCAGTCTCCCATCTCGTTTTTTAAGAACGTTCGCACGCCATTGCTGATGCTCGGCAACGTGTACGACGTGCGCGTTCCAATCGTCGAGCAATACGAGTGGTATCACGCGTTGCGCGACAGCGGCGTGCCGGTAACGTTTTATGCCTATCCCAGTCGCGGGCATCTTCCCAACGGTCCGGTGCGGTTAGCCGATGCATATGAAAGGTGGTTAGGGTGGTTCGACCGGTATCTCGCGCCGTGA
- a CDS encoding peptide ABC transporter substrate-binding protein — MKRAIALLLICLGLAACSRHDSHYTRAELVIAQQHEPMSLNPALENGTSSMELGLLIFQYLVKFDDHSRMIGDAAIEPPTLRNGGISRDGLTITYHLRPGLRFSDGKPLTADDCVWSIHAIQNPANNAQSRYGYDRITSAEAPNPTTLVLHLRSPFAPLTTLVLAPQGFPILPRHVLQNEANFNHDTFSLTPIGSGPYVVMRWLHGDRLELRSNPFYWQGKPRIDRITLRFVADANTAISLLQTGEIDGYFDDQDLGNFPQLQQLPHTYISSYPINGVGAIIFNTADPATADPRVRHALAEALDIPSLVSKTYRGAYSSRDAARGLFMWAYDPHAYPNVPYDPSDASKLLDAAGWRTGPSGVRGKDGHPLDIQLIIQAQTPGDQIIGNTVAAEERAIGVRVSIKQFNVTQFVAPAGMGGPVYGGHFQMALYPFLNGDDPDTTDQFACDHVPPNGYNKSRICDPAIDALLSAGRRTYDQTARKTIYAALQRALYRELPIAMLYQRRQIGAFTDRLHGQTTSFSGAFWNVGHWTLSQ, encoded by the coding sequence GTGAAACGAGCGATCGCGCTTCTGCTGATCTGCCTGGGGCTCGCGGCGTGCTCGCGCCACGATTCGCATTACACGCGCGCAGAGCTCGTCATCGCGCAACAGCACGAGCCGATGTCGCTCAACCCCGCACTCGAAAACGGCACGTCGTCGATGGAACTCGGTCTGCTGATTTTCCAATATTTGGTAAAGTTCGACGACCACTCTCGGATGATCGGCGATGCGGCCATCGAACCGCCGACGCTTCGCAACGGCGGCATTAGCCGCGACGGATTGACCATCACGTACCACCTCCGTCCCGGACTGCGATTTTCCGACGGCAAGCCGCTCACCGCGGACGATTGCGTTTGGTCGATTCATGCCATCCAAAATCCCGCCAACAACGCTCAGTCGAGGTATGGATACGACCGCATAACCTCTGCCGAGGCGCCGAATCCCACCACGCTGGTTCTCCACTTGCGATCGCCCTTCGCGCCGCTGACCACCTTGGTTCTCGCGCCGCAAGGCTTTCCAATTTTACCGCGCCACGTGTTACAGAACGAAGCCAACTTCAATCACGACACGTTTTCGCTTACGCCGATCGGCTCGGGCCCGTACGTCGTGATGCGATGGCTTCACGGCGACCGTTTGGAACTTCGCTCGAATCCGTTCTATTGGCAGGGCAAGCCGCGCATCGATCGCATCACGCTGCGCTTCGTAGCCGACGCCAATACGGCCATTAGCCTGCTGCAGACCGGCGAAATCGACGGCTATTTCGACGACCAGGACCTCGGTAATTTCCCACAGTTGCAGCAGCTCCCGCACACGTACATCTCGAGCTATCCGATTAACGGCGTCGGTGCGATCATCTTTAATACCGCCGATCCGGCAACCGCCGACCCGCGCGTGCGGCACGCCTTAGCGGAAGCGCTCGACATCCCATCTCTGGTGTCAAAAACCTACCGCGGCGCGTATTCCAGCCGCGATGCCGCTCGAGGGTTGTTCATGTGGGCCTACGACCCGCATGCCTATCCCAACGTACCATACGACCCGAGCGATGCATCCAAACTGCTGGACGCCGCCGGCTGGCGCACCGGCCCGTCGGGTGTGCGCGGGAAAGACGGTCATCCACTCGACATTCAGTTGATTATCCAAGCGCAAACGCCCGGCGATCAAATCATCGGCAATACGGTCGCGGCGGAAGAGCGCGCCATCGGCGTGCGGGTGTCGATCAAACAGTTCAACGTGACGCAGTTCGTCGCTCCGGCGGGTATGGGAGGACCGGTATACGGCGGTCATTTTCAAATGGCGCTCTACCCCTTCTTGAACGGTGACGATCCGGACACGACCGACCAGTTCGCGTGCGACCACGTGCCGCCCAACGGCTACAACAAATCCCGGATCTGCGATCCCGCAATCGACGCGCTGCTCTCCGCCGGCCGCCGCACCTACGACCAGACCGCCCGCAAGACGATCTATGCCGCGCTACAGCGAGCGCTATATCGCGAACTTCCAATCGCAATGCTGTATCAGCGGCGGCAAATCGGCGCGTTTACCGATCGATTGCACGGGCAGACGACGTCGTTTTCCGGAGCGTTTTGGAACGTCGGGCATTGGACGCTGTCGCAGTGA
- a CDS encoding asparaginase has translation MTVLLDGAPAIAVVRGDGIESVHRVASCVADDEGHILDAVGAVDVPVFLRSSAKPFIAAAIVRAGVAQQFGLDQREIAIVAGSHNGEPFHIDAVRSMLHKMNLPETALQCGPHLPYDEASAHALLRSGASPTAIHNNCSGKHAGILGLCLAMQTPIETYLERDHPAQRAILSFCARICGIDTSAMTMGVDGCGIPVFAVPLTVAATAFARLATLQRIDPQDAQALKTVRDAMMAHPEYVGGTAEFDTDLMRVAKGDVTAKSGAEGVHGLAALRARVGAVLKVVDGNGRAVPAATMALLRRTQIAGDAPLRALQSFAEPELRNRAGRIVGALRSLPEREPAAYELLERQARALLEGERDIVANAANIAAFVYDELPDINWAGFYFMHDDGTLVLGPFGGKPACSRLAAGRGVCGAAASQRRTLVVDDVRAFSDHIACDSASRSEIVVPFYDGDRVGGVLDIDSPSVGRFSEADRQGIEALARVFSEAAYG, from the coding sequence GTGACGGTTCTTCTCGACGGTGCGCCGGCAATCGCCGTAGTGCGTGGTGACGGCATCGAATCGGTCCATCGCGTCGCTTCGTGCGTTGCCGACGATGAGGGCCACATTCTCGACGCCGTCGGAGCGGTGGACGTCCCGGTTTTCCTGCGCTCGTCCGCCAAGCCGTTCATCGCCGCGGCGATCGTGCGCGCCGGCGTGGCCCAGCAATTCGGCCTCGATCAACGTGAGATCGCGATCGTCGCCGGTTCGCATAACGGCGAGCCGTTCCACATCGACGCCGTTCGCTCCATGCTCCACAAGATGAACCTGCCGGAAACGGCATTGCAGTGCGGCCCGCATCTTCCCTACGACGAAGCGTCGGCGCACGCGTTGTTACGCTCGGGCGCGTCTCCGACCGCCATTCACAACAATTGTTCGGGCAAACACGCCGGCATTCTCGGGCTGTGTCTAGCGATGCAAACGCCGATCGAAACGTATTTGGAGCGCGATCATCCCGCCCAACGCGCGATCTTGTCGTTCTGCGCGCGCATATGCGGCATCGACACGTCTGCGATGACGATGGGCGTCGATGGTTGCGGAATCCCGGTTTTTGCGGTACCGCTCACGGTTGCCGCCACCGCCTTTGCGCGCCTCGCCACGCTACAACGCATCGATCCGCAAGACGCGCAAGCGCTGAAAACCGTGCGCGACGCAATGATGGCGCATCCCGAATACGTCGGAGGAACCGCCGAATTCGATACCGACCTGATGCGCGTTGCAAAGGGCGACGTGACGGCGAAGTCCGGCGCGGAAGGCGTGCACGGTTTGGCCGCATTGCGCGCGCGCGTCGGAGCGGTGCTAAAAGTTGTCGACGGCAACGGGCGAGCGGTGCCGGCCGCGACGATGGCACTGCTACGGCGAACGCAGATTGCAGGCGATGCACCCCTACGGGCGTTGCAATCGTTTGCGGAGCCCGAGTTGCGCAACCGCGCCGGACGTATCGTCGGCGCGCTGCGTTCGCTGCCCGAACGCGAGCCGGCGGCCTACGAACTGCTCGAACGTCAAGCGCGTGCGCTGCTCGAAGGCGAGCGCGACATCGTCGCCAATGCGGCCAATATTGCCGCGTTCGTGTACGACGAACTTCCGGATATCAATTGGGCGGGCTTTTACTTCATGCACGACGACGGCACGCTGGTGCTCGGGCCGTTCGGCGGAAAGCCTGCGTGTTCGCGGCTAGCGGCGGGACGCGGCGTCTGTGGAGCGGCGGCCTCCCAACGTCGCACGTTGGTCGTCGACGATGTGCGCGCGTTCTCCGATCACATCGCGTGCGACTCGGCGTCGCGTTCCGAAATCGTCGTGCCCTTCTACGATGGCGACCGCGTCGGCGGAGTACTCGACATCGATAGCCCGTCGGTCGGCCGTTTTAGTGAAGCCGACCGGCAAGGCATCGAAGCGCTGGCGCGAGTGTTTTCCGAAGCCGCTTACGGCTGA
- a CDS encoding glutathione S-transferase family protein, producing MTVSAQFPDEQGNSGEFQRQDDAFRGWVRADPASEFPAESGRYHLYVSLACPWAHRTIIVRTLKRLEDVIGMTIVDPIRDERGWRFFEPDPVNEWHFLSQAYTSSDPSYAGRVTVPVLWDTKTHRIVSNSDDDIMRMFETEFDAFGDSGLNLYPASMRDEIDRLNDVLYATVNNGVYRAGFATSQRAYERAAYRVFETLDAMDARLAERRYLLGDQPLECDWRFFVTLVRFDAVYFGHFKCNLRRIVDFPNLSGYVRDLYQIDGVAETVNLDHIKRHYYATHEQINPTRIVPIGPLLDFAAPHGRERLNTIRNG from the coding sequence ATGACGGTTTCCGCGCAGTTTCCCGACGAGCAAGGCAATTCGGGGGAGTTTCAGCGTCAAGACGATGCGTTCCGAGGCTGGGTCCGCGCCGATCCGGCCTCCGAATTCCCGGCAGAATCCGGAAGGTACCATCTATACGTGTCGTTGGCGTGCCCGTGGGCACACCGGACGATCATCGTTCGAACGTTGAAGCGGCTCGAAGATGTGATTGGCATGACGATTGTGGATCCGATTCGCGACGAACGTGGGTGGCGCTTCTTCGAACCGGATCCGGTCAACGAATGGCACTTCTTGAGCCAAGCGTACACCTCGAGCGATCCGTCGTACGCGGGCCGCGTGACCGTGCCGGTCTTGTGGGACACGAAGACGCACCGAATCGTCAGCAACTCGGACGACGACATCATGCGCATGTTCGAGACGGAGTTCGACGCATTTGGCGACTCTGGATTGAATCTGTATCCCGCATCGATGCGCGACGAGATCGACCGCTTGAACGACGTGCTGTACGCGACGGTGAACAACGGCGTTTACCGGGCGGGCTTCGCGACTTCGCAACGCGCGTACGAACGCGCGGCATATCGCGTGTTCGAAACGCTCGATGCCATGGATGCCCGCTTGGCCGAACGCCGGTATTTGCTGGGCGACCAACCGCTCGAATGCGACTGGCGCTTTTTCGTAACGCTGGTGCGATTCGATGCGGTATATTTCGGCCATTTCAAATGCAATTTGCGACGGATCGTCGACTTTCCAAATCTCAGCGGCTACGTGCGCGATTTGTACCAAATCGACGGCGTCGCCGAAACCGTTAACCTCGACCACATCAAACGGCACTACTATGCGACGCACGAGCAGATCAACCCGACGCGCATCGTGCCGATCGGGCCGCTGCTCGATTTCGCCGCGCCGCATGGACGGGAGCGCCTTAACACGATTCGCAACGGTTGA
- the msrB gene encoding peptide-methionine (R)-S-oxide reductase MsrB translates to MIEKTEQQWREELGPERYHVLREGGTEAPNSGSLLRVNDEGTYMCGACGQALFKSDSKFESHCGWPSFTHPGELENVRLLNDDSHGMHRTEVRCKACDSHLGHVFDDGPGPRGTRYCINSLSLKFQPGEASGTA, encoded by the coding sequence ATGATTGAAAAAACCGAACAGCAGTGGCGCGAAGAGCTCGGACCCGAGCGTTATCACGTTCTCCGCGAGGGCGGCACCGAGGCGCCCAATAGCGGCAGTCTTCTGCGCGTCAACGACGAGGGAACCTACATGTGCGGCGCCTGCGGTCAGGCGTTATTCAAGTCGGATTCGAAGTTCGAGTCGCATTGCGGATGGCCCAGTTTCACGCATCCCGGAGAACTCGAGAACGTTCGGCTGCTCAACGACGACAGCCACGGAATGCACCGCACCGAAGTCCGCTGTAAAGCCTGCGATTCGCATCTTGGGCATGTGTTCGACGATGGTCCGGGACCGCGTGGAACCCGCTATTGCATCAACTCGTTATCGCTCAAGTTCCAGCCCGGCGAGGCGTCCGGGACCGCTTAA
- a CDS encoding lipocalin-like domain-containing protein, with the protein MQLSRKRLFATAASFGVATAAASIVRATAAPAAVAPAMAAPPAALIGAWALETFVIDEPGGTQKPRFGPNPVGYLIYTADGRMSATLMGVHRAALPAPDGSSSSRQDITESLANFLSYAGRFEIRGDRVFHHVEVSVFTNLVGTTLERQFTLTGNTLTIRTLPPEIWGSSNRLVWRKA; encoded by the coding sequence ATGCAGCTATCACGCAAGCGCCTATTCGCTACAGCCGCGTCATTTGGCGTCGCGACCGCCGCCGCGAGCATCGTCCGAGCGACCGCCGCTCCTGCAGCCGTCGCGCCGGCAATGGCCGCGCCGCCGGCAGCATTGATCGGCGCGTGGGCGCTCGAGACGTTCGTGATCGACGAACCAGGCGGGACGCAGAAACCGCGATTCGGTCCAAATCCGGTTGGCTATCTGATCTACACGGCCGACGGGCGTATGTCGGCCACGCTCATGGGCGTCCATCGGGCCGCGCTGCCGGCGCCGGACGGATCGTCGTCGAGCCGTCAGGACATCACCGAATCGCTCGCCAACTTTCTGTCGTACGCCGGCCGGTTCGAAATACGTGGCGATCGCGTCTTTCATCACGTCGAAGTTAGCGTCTTTACAAACTTGGTGGGGACGACGCTCGAGCGCCAGTTTACGCTAACCGGCAACACGCTGACGATTCGTACGCTACCGCCCGAGATTTGGGGCAGTTCGAACCGTTTGGTGTGGCGTAAAGCCTGA
- the sigH gene encoding RNA polymerase sporulation sigma factor SigH: MTQPVSDGLDYHERVDEDLVAIAKTGDNLAMEYLLNKYKNFVRIKAKSYFLIGADREDIIQEGMIGLYKAVRDFKADKLSSFRAFAELCITRQIITAIKTATRQKHIPLNQYISLNKPIYDEDSERTLLDVMASQKTSDPEELVVTQEVSDDIRQRIRQNLSELESQVLESYLEGKSYQEMARDLGRHVKSIDNALQRVKRKIEKNLAEFEFQ, encoded by the coding sequence ATGACCCAGCCCGTTTCGGATGGACTGGACTATCACGAGCGCGTCGACGAGGACCTCGTCGCGATCGCCAAAACGGGCGACAACCTCGCGATGGAATATTTACTGAACAAGTATAAAAATTTCGTCCGTATAAAGGCCAAGAGCTATTTTTTGATCGGTGCAGACCGCGAAGACATCATTCAGGAAGGCATGATCGGCCTGTACAAGGCCGTGCGCGATTTCAAAGCCGACAAGCTTTCGAGTTTCCGCGCGTTCGCCGAACTGTGCATCACGCGACAAATTATTACCGCGATCAAAACCGCGACCCGTCAGAAACACATTCCGCTCAATCAGTACATCTCGCTGAACAAGCCGATCTACGATGAGGACAGCGAACGCACGCTACTCGACGTCATGGCGTCGCAGAAGACGTCGGATCCCGAAGAGTTGGTCGTCACGCAAGAAGTGTCCGACGACATTCGCCAGCGTATCCGGCAGAATCTATCGGAGCTCGAATCGCAAGTGCTCGAATCGTATCTGGAAGGCAAAAGCTACCAGGAGATGGCGCGCGATCTGGGACGCCACGTGAAGTCGATCGATAATGCGTTGCAGCGCGTTAAGCGCAAGATCGAAAAAAATCTCGCCGAATTCGAATTTCAGTAA